One genomic window of Streptomonospora nanhaiensis includes the following:
- a CDS encoding sensor histidine kinase, which produces MARTDHRPANRFVLFVWSLLLVAHAAASAVLTVLSLAAASLSAIWVGLPLLLALTRLLRGHAQTHRRLLGHLLADGPVPDPGYRPLPDTRLRTQMSVVLADPTARRDYIWLAANATLGLTLAALPLTLLAHAVQAVLYVWLWRWEDSWYALHPVAGQSDAYTALVTATALFALFWLLTPPAMHAYALLNRRLLAPNENARLAARVEHLATSRAETIDAQASEVRRIERDLHDGAQARLVALGMSLGMAEEMLAADPDLARRMLTEARETTRQALTELRDLVRGIHPPVLVERGLEGAVRALAITQHLPITVDIDLPGRPADPVESAAYFAVAELLTNAAKHANADRAWVRINHGRGRMVVIVGDDGVGGLDPDAGTGLQGIRRRLSAFDGTMSCVSPQGGPTIVTMELPCALRAAPQAPPAG; this is translated from the coding sequence ATGGCACGCACCGACCACCGCCCCGCGAACAGATTCGTCCTGTTCGTGTGGTCGCTGCTGCTGGTGGCCCACGCCGCCGCCAGCGCCGTGCTCACCGTCCTGAGCCTGGCGGCCGCCAGCCTGTCGGCCATCTGGGTGGGCCTGCCGCTGCTGCTGGCGCTGACCCGCCTGCTGCGCGGCCACGCCCAGACCCACCGCCGCCTGCTGGGCCACCTCCTGGCCGACGGCCCCGTCCCCGACCCCGGCTACCGCCCCCTGCCCGACACCCGCCTGCGCACCCAGATGAGCGTGGTCCTGGCCGACCCCACCGCCCGCCGCGACTACATCTGGCTGGCCGCCAACGCCACCCTGGGCCTGACCCTGGCGGCCCTGCCCCTGACCCTGCTCGCCCACGCCGTGCAGGCGGTGCTCTACGTCTGGCTGTGGCGGTGGGAGGACTCCTGGTACGCGCTGCACCCGGTGGCCGGCCAGTCCGACGCCTACACCGCCCTGGTCACCGCCACCGCCCTGTTCGCCCTGTTCTGGCTGCTGACCCCGCCCGCCATGCACGCCTACGCCCTGCTCAACCGCCGCCTGCTGGCGCCCAACGAGAACGCGCGGCTGGCCGCCCGGGTGGAGCACCTGGCCACCTCCCGCGCCGAGACCATCGACGCCCAGGCCTCGGAGGTCCGCCGCATCGAGCGCGACCTGCACGACGGCGCCCAGGCGCGGCTGGTGGCGCTGGGCATGAGCCTGGGCATGGCCGAGGAGATGCTTGCCGCCGACCCCGACCTCGCCCGCCGCATGCTCACCGAGGCCCGCGAGACCACCCGCCAGGCCCTCACCGAACTGCGCGACCTCGTACGCGGCATCCACCCCCCGGTGCTGGTGGAGCGCGGCCTGGAGGGCGCGGTGCGGGCGCTGGCCATCACCCAGCACCTGCCCATCACCGTCGACATCGACCTGCCCGGGCGCCCGGCCGACCCCGTGGAGTCGGCCGCCTACTTCGCGGTGGCCGAACTCCTCACCAACGCCGCCAAGCACGCCAACGCCGACCGCGCCTGGGTGCGCATCAACCACGGGCGCGGGCGCATGGTGGTCATCGTGGGCGACGACGGCGTGGGCGGCCTCGACCCCGACGCCGGCACCGGCCTCCAGGGCATCCGCCGCCGCCTCAGCGCCTTCGACGGCACCATGTCGTGCGTGAGCCCCCAGGGCGGGCCTACCATCGTCACCATGGAGCTGCCCTGCGCGCTGCGTGCGGCGCCGCAGGCCCCGCCCGCCGGCTGA
- a CDS encoding helix-turn-helix transcriptional regulator, translating into MPRTELGGFLMTRRAKVAPADVGMPAAGERRVPGLRRDEVAALAGVSTDYYRRLEQGKETRPSAAVLAALCQALRLTQAEERHLYSLAGAAHRLGEEATVQPVPAPLLDLMNSWIDSGAIVLDPVLDVVAMNARAQELFSGFAETANLLEMVLLDPQGRPFFVEWRASAEATVANLRASADFAATPARLAELLDRLNAESPEFPGLWARHDVAPKTHETKVLRHPARGLLRVDFHAFNVASVPGYQLLVYREQGPAPHANG; encoded by the coding sequence ATGCCGCGCACCGAGTTGGGCGGATTCCTCATGACCCGCCGCGCCAAGGTGGCCCCCGCGGACGTGGGGATGCCCGCCGCGGGCGAGCGCCGTGTCCCCGGCCTGCGCCGCGACGAGGTCGCCGCGCTCGCCGGGGTGAGCACCGACTACTACCGCCGGCTGGAGCAGGGCAAGGAGACCCGCCCCTCCGCGGCGGTCCTGGCCGCCCTGTGCCAAGCGCTGCGGCTCACCCAGGCCGAGGAGCGCCACCTGTACTCGCTGGCCGGCGCGGCCCACCGCCTGGGCGAGGAGGCCACCGTCCAGCCGGTGCCCGCCCCGCTGCTGGACCTGATGAACTCCTGGATTGACTCCGGCGCGATCGTGCTGGACCCGGTGCTCGACGTCGTGGCGATGAACGCCCGCGCCCAGGAGCTGTTCTCCGGCTTCGCCGAGACCGCCAACCTGCTGGAAATGGTCCTGCTGGACCCCCAGGGCCGCCCATTCTTCGTCGAGTGGCGGGCCTCGGCCGAGGCCACCGTGGCCAACCTGCGCGCCAGCGCCGACTTCGCCGCCACCCCCGCCCGGCTCGCCGAGCTGCTCGACCGGCTCAACGCCGAGAGCCCGGAGTTCCCCGGCCTGTGGGCGCGCCACGACGTCGCGCCCAAGACCCACGAGACCAAGGTGCTGCGCCACCCCGCCCGGGGCCTGCTGCGCGTGGACTTCCACGCCTTCAACGTCGCCAGCGTGCCCGGCTACCAGCTCCTGGTCTACCGGGAGCAGGGCCCCGCCCCCCACGCGAACGGCTGA